In 'Nostoc azollae' 0708, the following are encoded in one genomic region:
- a CDS encoding DUF790 family protein → MLPTELLIHRQNGEEIIPKRLKLDQQHLCLANNLIGFFKEAVGKSQGVLERQLADFEGDTTDYRMKRGLAYILKSSFCTFEVVSPLEPPMLRERVFAFAAKSVPSREATEVTLSKVADELSQQLQQEVLPIQVRDGLYADLSENKILTAFEAPKPDDLLHRYNLSQVQGVFYKASQLVLNAHRNVPGEYKLLFRYLKLFRLMAYIEGDADHGFTISIDGPTSLFTPSTRYGLSIAKMIPALLHVTKWSLAATLQTRDLYTNEWKPGRFTLNSECSLVSHYPKGKPYDSMLEQSFADKWDSLKSGWILEREVDLIPIPGSVMIPDFRLVHPDGRTFLLEIVGYWRTEYLQRKFSQVRRANSDSLILAISERLNLERAGVKLNDFPARIVWFKEKLLPKAVLAVME, encoded by the coding sequence ATGTTACCAACGGAGTTATTGATTCATCGTCAAAACGGGGAAGAAATTATCCCGAAGAGATTGAAACTTGATCAGCAACATTTATGTTTAGCAAACAATTTGATTGGTTTTTTTAAGGAAGCAGTGGGGAAATCCCAAGGGGTTCTTGAACGTCAATTAGCTGATTTTGAAGGTGATACTACTGATTATCGCATGAAGCGCGGTTTGGCTTATATTCTTAAAAGCAGTTTCTGCACTTTTGAAGTTGTTAGTCCTCTTGAGCCACCAATGTTAAGGGAACGGGTTTTTGCTTTCGCTGCAAAGTCTGTTCCTAGTCGGGAAGCAACTGAGGTGACTTTAAGCAAAGTTGCTGATGAATTAAGTCAGCAATTACAGCAGGAAGTTTTACCAATTCAGGTGCGTGATGGTCTTTATGCTGATTTATCTGAAAATAAGATTTTAACTGCTTTTGAAGCACCAAAACCAGACGATTTATTACATCGCTATAATTTGTCTCAAGTACAAGGTGTGTTTTATAAAGCCAGTCAATTGGTGTTAAATGCTCACCGCAATGTACCAGGAGAATATAAGTTGTTATTTCGTTATTTGAAGTTGTTTCGATTAATGGCTTATATTGAAGGTGATGCTGATCACGGTTTTACCATTAGTATTGATGGTCCAACAAGTCTATTTACTCCTAGTACCCGTTATGGTTTATCCATAGCTAAAATGATTCCTGCTTTACTTCATGTTACGAAATGGAGTTTAGCCGCAACTTTACAAACACGAGATCTTTATACAAATGAATGGAAACCTGGCAGATTCACACTGAATTCTGAATGTAGTCTAGTATCTCACTATCCTAAAGGCAAGCCTTATGATAGTATGTTAGAACAGTCTTTCGCTGATAAATGGGATAGTTTAAAAAGTGGGTGGATCTTAGAACGAGAAGTTGATTTAATTCCCATTCCTGGTAGTGTAATGATTCCCGATTTTCGCCTTGTACATCCTGATGGTAGGACTTTTTTATTAGAAATTGTTGGTTATTGGCGTACAGAATATTTACAAAGAAAGTTTTCTCAGGTACGTCGTGCAAATTCCGATAGTTTGATATTGGCAATTTCCGAAAGATTAAATTTAGAAAGGGCAGGTGTAAAATTAAATGATTTCCCGGCCAGAATTGTTTGGTTTAAAGAAAAACTATTACCAAAAGCAGTATTAGCGGTGATGGAATAA
- a CDS encoding adenylate/guanylate cyclase domain-containing protein: MCIFCLSVKKCEEATVLFADIVGFIELSSHTSPPTLVELLN; encoded by the coding sequence TTGTGTATTTTCTGTTTATCTGTAAAAAAATGCGAAGAAGCCACAGTTTTATTTGCTGATATTGTCGGATTTATAGAACTTTCAAGCCATACTTCACCACCTACACTAGTGGAATTATTAAACTAA
- a CDS encoding PAS domain-containing protein, translating into MIIADVNGRILEANDTFLNMVGYTQEELLSGRINFR; encoded by the coding sequence GTGATTATAGCTGATGTGAATGGCAGAATTTTAGAAGCAAATGATACCTTTTTAAACATGGTGGGTTATACACAAGAAGAACTCCTATCAGGACGAATCAATTTTCGATAA
- a CDS encoding PAS domain S-box protein codes for MSQQVEQLRLITNSLPVQISYVDAQQRYLFNNEKYEKCFGIPTSKMLGKHVK; via the coding sequence TTGAGTCAACAAGTAGAACAATTACGCTTAATTACTAATTCTTTACCAGTACAAATCTCCTATGTAGATGCTCAACAGCGTTATTTATTTAATAATGAGAAATATGAAAAATGCTTTGGGATTCCTACATCGAAAATGCTTGGTAAGCATGTGAAATAA
- a CDS encoding histidine kinase dimerization/phospho-acceptor domain-containing protein, whose amino-acid sequence MLSADGRVVWQYNIVNVVWVENNPKQMHGFMIDITERKQAQQEREKLLKQEQAGRAEAEAANRIKDEFLATLSHELRTPLNAILRWS is encoded by the coding sequence ATGTTGTCAGCTGATGGCAGGGTAGTCTGGCAATATAACATTGTGAATGTGGTGTGGGTTGAAAATAATCCCAAACAAATGCATGGGTTCATGATTGATATTACCGAACGCAAGCAAGCACAACAAGAACGAGAAAAACTATTAAAGCAAGAACAAGCTGGAAGGGCAGAAGCAGAAGCTGCTAACCGCATCAAAGATGAATTTTTAGCGACACTATCTCATGAACTCCGCACTCCCCTTAATGCCATACTGCGGTGGTCATAG
- a CDS encoding ATP-binding protein, with translation MQIQVSDTGGGINPDFLPHVFERFFQADSSTMRSHGGLGLGLVIVRHLVEFHGGTVSATSPGLEQGATFIVNLSMKAVTVEYNTSEQQQLLVDDDFLKQQLSILQGLATA, from the coding sequence GTGCAGATTCAAGTCAGTGATACCGGAGGGGGCATTAATCCTGATTTTCTACCTCATGTATTTGAACGATTTTTCCAAGCTGATAGCTCGACTATGCGCTCGCATGGAGGATTAGGACTAGGACTAGTAATTGTCCGTCACCTGGTAGAATTCCATGGAGGCACAGTCTCAGCTACCAGTCCCGGACTCGAGCAGGGAGCCACGTTCATCGTCAATCTGTCCATGAAAGCCGTTACTGTTGAATACAATACATCAGAGCAACAGCAACTTCTCGTTGATGATGATTTTTTGAAACAGCAATTATCTATCTTGCAAGGGCTGGCAACTGCATAA
- a CDS encoding M23 family metallopeptidase, with the protein MTTKTQAINPQNKFQCVGIINRANRIFIGMVAVVPIALSLPAEALQVQITPTAPKLGDTLSVIIDVASQENVINPTVKVGEETYPAFAISPNKYRAFIPTTPLEKAEVRKVTVAGDRQERNLAVKVSARKFPIQRITLPPGKAGVQATDYELQQVKEFKALQTPEKCWNGVFLRPNKGRMTTTYGVRRYYNGKFANDYYHRGLDYAGAAGSPVIAPAPGRVALVGTVSQGFRVHGNVVGIDHGQGVTSIFMHLSRINVKEGDIVKAGQLIGGVGSTGASTGPHLHWGLYVNGKSIDPTSWQTKVVD; encoded by the coding sequence ATGACTACCAAAACTCAAGCTATTAATCCGCAGAATAAGTTTCAGTGTGTTGGTATCATCAACCGTGCAAATAGAATCTTCATCGGAATGGTTGCGGTTGTCCCTATTGCTTTGTCATTACCCGCAGAAGCATTGCAAGTACAGATAACACCAACTGCTCCGAAACTGGGAGATACACTTTCAGTCATAATTGATGTAGCTAGTCAAGAAAATGTGATTAATCCCACAGTGAAAGTTGGGGAAGAAACATATCCAGCTTTTGCAATTTCCCCTAATAAGTATCGCGCTTTTATTCCTACCACTCCACTAGAAAAAGCAGAGGTAAGAAAAGTCACAGTAGCTGGAGATAGACAAGAAAGAAATTTAGCAGTAAAAGTAAGCGCTCGGAAATTTCCCATCCAACGTATCACCTTACCACCAGGAAAAGCCGGAGTACAAGCCACAGACTATGAACTCCAGCAAGTCAAAGAATTTAAAGCCCTACAGACACCAGAAAAATGTTGGAACGGAGTTTTCCTCAGACCAAATAAAGGACGCATGACCACAACCTATGGTGTACGTCGCTACTATAATGGTAAATTTGCAAATGACTACTACCATCGTGGTCTAGACTACGCTGGTGCAGCAGGTTCACCCGTAATTGCCCCAGCCCCAGGACGAGTTGCTTTAGTAGGTACAGTTTCCCAAGGTTTCCGTGTTCATGGTAACGTAGTTGGCATCGACCACGGTCAAGGAGTAACCAGTATTTTCATGCACCTCAGCCGCATTAATGTCAAAGAAGGAGATATTGTCAAAGCTGGTCAACTCATTGGTGGAGTAGGTTCAACAGGTGCTTCCACAGGCCCGCACTTGCACTGGGGTTTATATGTCAATGGAAAATCTATTGATCCCACATCCTGGCAAACCAAGGTCGTTGATTAA
- a CDS encoding late competence development ComFB family protein produces MSIEKIVEQALQDGYLTPVMEAEVGRICDNASDFSIEEYMALDRLMGSLLIGEVVAVPRKQFINVMEELVLTEVIGKVAEIEATSESSLDVGDITAYALNRLPPLYATTEEGANYQRQRAKTELQNLICQQVAKAIDCYLDRPEFFPERQALSKHTGNEVLSQVSNLLQVYAPNFEQKSHP; encoded by the coding sequence ATGAGTATTGAAAAGATTGTCGAACAAGCCCTTCAGGATGGTTATCTCACACCAGTAATGGAAGCCGAAGTTGGACGAATTTGTGATAACGCCTCAGATTTCTCCATTGAAGAGTACATGGCTCTAGATCGACTCATGGGTTCATTGTTGATCGGTGAAGTAGTGGCAGTACCTCGTAAACAATTTATTAACGTCATGGAGGAATTGGTACTAACTGAAGTAATCGGCAAAGTAGCAGAAATCGAAGCCACTTCTGAAAGCTCTCTGGACGTGGGAGATATCACCGCTTACGCTCTTAATCGTCTTCCACCTCTGTATGCTACTACGGAAGAAGGAGCGAATTACCAGCGCCAACGCGCCAAAACAGAACTTCAGAACTTGATTTGTCAACAAGTAGCCAAAGCCATTGATTGTTACTTAGATAGACCTGAATTCTTCCCAGAACGTCAAGCCTTAAGCAAACACACTGGTAATGAAGTCCTCAGCCAAGTTAGTAACTTACTCCAAGTTTACGCACCCAATTTTGAACAAAAATCACATCCTTAA